The bacterium genome contains a region encoding:
- a CDS encoding cysteine hydrolase, whose translation MNPALIIIDMQKGFFAKEELNKQRDNLVQNINDLVNEFRNSKFSIVWIKQSMKPDLSDAPLGNKKSGKVEVAEGTMDNELLDGLNESDYDTFIIKKRYSGFFKTNLDEVLTQLKPSHLIFCGINTHACVRTTVIDAYMRDYEIVIAKDCVGSYDQTHHDVSMKYFSPNIAQVKTNKEIKEIIHKL comes from the coding sequence ATGAATCCAGCCTTAATTATAATCGATATGCAAAAAGGTTTTTTTGCAAAAGAAGAGTTAAATAAACAAAGAGATAATTTAGTTCAAAATATAAACGATTTAGTTAATGAGTTTAGAAATTCAAAGTTTTCTATTGTCTGGATAAAACAATCAATGAAACCAGATTTAAGTGATGCCCCTTTAGGAAATAAAAAGTCTGGTAAGGTTGAAGTGGCCGAAGGTACAATGGACAACGAATTGCTTGACGGATTGAACGAGAGTGATTACGACACTTTTATCATTAAAAAAAGATATAGTGGCTTCTTTAAAACAAATTTGGATGAAGTTTTAACTCAATTAAAACCTAGCCACCTAATTTTTTGTGGAATAAATACTCATGCCTGTGTACGTACAACAGTTATCGATGCTTATATGCGTGATTACGAAATTGTAATAGCTAAAGATTGTGTTGGTTCGTATGACCAAACACATCATGATGTTAGTATGAAATACTTTTCACCAAATATCGCACAGGTAAAAACTAATAAGGAGATTAAAGAAATAATTCACAAACTCTAA
- a CDS encoding DUF2779 domain-containing protein produces MLTKSDFLLFLKAPLHLWAKKHKKLDKKTPSAYEQHLMKQGYDVEKLARKLLPHAVWQKPYITDELEIRQDALIKFDDGSANLYEVKSSTEVKKEHLFDLAFQAIATEEKVKLKKVFTVTINKDYVKKGEIDVNAFFVITDLTKQIRELKPVVQEKILDAINVANKESKDYIENCLNPKTCPCINLCYPNLPEKSIFNIPYLNYKKKRELVDMKILDITKIPESIELNEKQKRVVTVISNNKPYLNSQRLKEFLDSFTYPIYFLDYETYSLAIPIYNNYKPYQHMVFQYSLHIVNNDGTVTHKEYLETETGDPSKNLIKKLKKDIGPVGSVVSWNKQFECSRNNDMALLYPEYKEFLEGINNRMIDLADFINKEIYIHPDFFR; encoded by the coding sequence ATGCTTACAAAATCAGACTTTTTATTATTTTTAAAAGCTCCACTACATCTCTGGGCCAAGAAACACAAAAAATTAGACAAAAAGACCCCCTCTGCATATGAACAACATTTAATGAAGCAAGGATATGATGTTGAAAAACTTGCAAGAAAACTATTACCTCACGCAGTTTGGCAAAAACCATATATTACTGATGAACTAGAAATCAGGCAGGATGCATTAATCAAGTTTGATGATGGTAGCGCTAATTTATATGAAGTTAAAAGCTCAACAGAAGTGAAAAAGGAACATTTGTTTGATTTAGCCTTTCAAGCAATTGCCACAGAAGAAAAGGTAAAACTTAAAAAAGTTTTCACGGTTACTATAAATAAGGATTATGTCAAAAAAGGTGAAATTGATGTTAACGCATTTTTTGTAATTACAGACTTAACAAAGCAAATTAGGGAATTAAAACCAGTAGTGCAAGAAAAGATTCTAGACGCCATAAATGTAGCAAATAAAGAAAGTAAAGACTATATAGAAAACTGCCTAAACCCCAAAACCTGCCCCTGTATTAATCTCTGCTATCCAAATCTACCGGAGAAATCAATTTTTAATATACCCTACTTAAATTACAAAAAGAAAAGAGAGTTAGTAGATATGAAAATACTAGACATTACAAAAATTCCAGAGAGTATTGAGTTAAACGAAAAACAAAAAAGAGTAGTCACAGTAATTTCAAACAACAAGCCATACTTAAACAGTCAAAGATTAAAAGAGTTTTTAGATTCTTTTACATATCCAATTTACTTTTTAGACTATGAAACATATTCACTAGCAATACCAATTTATAATAACTACAAGCCATATCAACACATGGTTTTTCAGTATTCACTGCACATAGTAAATAATGATGGAACAGTAACACATAAAGAGTATTTAGAAACTGAAACAGGAGACCCATCAAAAAATTTAATTAAAAAGTTAAAAAAAGACATAGGCCCAGTTGGCTCAGTCGTTTCATGGAATAAACAGTTTGAATGTAGCAGAAATAACGATATGGCACTTCTCTACCCTGAATATAAAGAATTTTTAGAAGGTATTAATAATAGAATGATTGACCTTGCTGATTTCATAAACAAAGAAATATATATTCACCCAGACTTTTTTAGGTAG
- a CDS encoding FAD-dependent oxidoreductase: MQFKLVKKLDEAKGTKTFVFRPNEKINFEAGQYIYITLPKLNYPDARGETRHFTISNSPTEGDDIKVTTRMREESGYKKTLDELSVGTVVEGRGPQGFFVLPTNNPDKLSRPPLPQINLFIAGGIGITPFRSMIKYAIDSGLSTPIYLIYSNSDSDFVFKKELDTWQKEYSNLKIEYIDTSVDGRIDEIKLKKLINQWNLVIVNFTAWVVGPNPFVDAVEELLVNLNISEDNIKSEKFTGY; encoded by the coding sequence ATGCAGTTTAAACTTGTCAAGAAGTTGGACGAGGCAAAAGGTACAAAGACTTTTGTTTTTAGACCCAATGAAAAAATTAATTTTGAAGCAGGGCAATATATATACATTACCCTTCCCAAATTAAACTATCCAGATGCAAGGGGAGAAACACGCCACTTTACAATCTCAAACTCCCCAACTGAAGGAGATGATATAAAAGTTACTACCAGAATGAGGGAGGAATCAGGATATAAAAAAACCTTGGATGAACTTTCCGTTGGCACAGTTGTAGAGGGACGTGGCCCACAAGGTTTTTTTGTTTTACCTACCAACAATCCAGATAAACTAAGCCGTCCACCGCTACCCCAAATCAATTTGTTCATTGCTGGTGGAATAGGTATTACTCCATTTAGATCAATGATTAAATATGCTATCGATAGTGGCCTAAGCACACCAATATATTTAATCTATTCAAACTCAGACAGTGATTTTGTTTTTAAAAAAGAATTAGACACATGGCAAAAAGAATACAGCAACCTAAAAATTGAGTACATAGACACATCTGTTGATGGTAGGATTGATGAAATTAAATTAAAAAAACTTATTAATCAGTGGAATTTAGTTATAGTCAATTTTACTGCTTGGGTTGTTGGTCCCAATCCATTTGTTGATGCAGTGGAAGAATTACTTGTAAACTTAAACATCTCAGAAGATAACATTAAGTCAGAAAAATTCACTGGATATTAA
- the gatC gene encoding Asp-tRNA(Asn)/Glu-tRNA(Gln) amidotransferase subunit GatC: MVKLTKGQVLHTAQLSNLVLTDNEIAKFTPQLTKVIEFIGQLKEVNTDNVEPTTQTTGLSNITRKDEINSLPVLTKDKALSGTDNSHNGFFKVPAILEGRSDK, from the coding sequence ATGGTCAAGTTAACCAAAGGACAAGTTTTGCATACAGCCCAGCTTTCAAACCTTGTTTTAACTGACAATGAAATTGCCAAGTTTACTCCACAGTTGACCAAAGTCATTGAATTTATAGGTCAACTTAAAGAAGTTAACACAGATAATGTAGAGCCAACAACCCAAACAACGGGCTTAAGTAACATCACAAGAAAAGATGAAATCAATTCACTCCCTGTACTTACAAAAGATAAAGCGTTATCAGGGACAGACAATAGCCATAATGGCTTTTTTAAAGTTCCTGCCATTCTAGAAGGGAGAAGTGACAAATGA
- a CDS encoding LysM peptidoglycan-binding domain-containing protein, whose amino-acid sequence MNNLKFNLKKTLKAIKLNESSISMVLGLIVVLIVGSLTVKYLRNDSGRIPEELLNNSIESTTKKHTVAKGENLWILAENYYGDGFKWVDIATENKLENASVIEEGQELIIPNLEIAEVEQTENAITSATYEVVKGDSLWDISVRAYGDGYRWADIAKANNIANPNIIHSGNILVLPR is encoded by the coding sequence GTGAATAATTTGAAATTTAACTTAAAAAAGACATTGAAAGCTATTAAACTTAATGAATCTTCAATTTCCATGGTCTTAGGTCTAATTGTTGTTTTAATTGTAGGAAGTTTGACAGTTAAGTATTTGAGAAATGACAGTGGAAGAATCCCTGAAGAACTATTAAACAACTCAATCGAATCTACAACTAAAAAACATACTGTGGCAAAAGGTGAAAATCTTTGGATTTTGGCAGAAAATTACTATGGTGATGGTTTTAAATGGGTAGATATTGCAACTGAAAACAAATTAGAAAATGCATCTGTTATAGAAGAGGGGCAAGAATTGATAATTCCTAACCTTGAAATTGCAGAAGTAGAACAAACAGAGAATGCAATTACCTCAGCAACATATGAAGTAGTAAAAGGTGATTCACTTTGGGATATATCAGTCAGAGCATATGGAGATGGTTATAGATGGGCAGACATTGCAAAAGCAAATAATATTGCTAATCCAAACATAATCCACTCAGGAAATATACTTGTACTACCTAGGTAA
- the gatA gene encoding Asp-tRNA(Asn)/Glu-tRNA(Gln) amidotransferase subunit GatA: MTYPLTIKETQDGLKSKKFSAVELVDHYLARIKKYNSKYNIFLTVSQEKAYEKAKELDKSGDFSNPLSGVTVSYKDIFLTESIRTTAGSKILESYIPPYSATSVKKLENAGAIPLGKLNCDAFAHGSSGENSDFGVTKNPWNEEYIAGGSSSGSGAVLSANLSLISTGTDTCGSIRLPANYNHIVSLKPTYGAISRYGVIAMASSLDTVGPLGHTTLDVETVFNVLKGEDGFDGTVKNYDAGQVKTSKLKIGVPKEFFIKGLSLEIEKDIQEVISVFKSEDIEFVDVSLPSTKYAISVYYIIQPAEVSSNLGRFDGIRYGNARDTFGEEAKRRIMLGSYVLSSGYYDAYYEKAMKVRTIIKNETDDVFSKVDAIIAPVAPTPAFKIGEKTNDPLAMYLTDIYAATANLCGIPSIAIPSGFTKNKLPLGFQLMGPRFKENNLFHLGKLYEKATDFKPRTAF, translated from the coding sequence ATGACTTACCCCTTAACCATTAAAGAAACACAAGATGGTCTAAAATCTAAAAAGTTTAGTGCTGTTGAACTAGTTGACCACTATCTTGCAAGAATTAAAAAATACAACAGTAAATACAATATATTTCTAACTGTTAGTCAAGAAAAAGCATATGAAAAAGCAAAAGAACTTGATAAGTCAGGTGATTTTTCAAACCCACTTTCTGGAGTTACTGTTTCATACAAGGATATATTTTTGACTGAATCTATAAGAACGACTGCTGGATCAAAAATACTAGAAAGCTACATACCACCATATTCAGCAACTTCGGTTAAAAAACTTGAAAATGCAGGAGCAATCCCACTTGGAAAACTTAACTGTGATGCTTTTGCACACGGAAGTAGTGGTGAGAATTCAGACTTTGGAGTTACAAAGAATCCTTGGAATGAAGAATATATAGCTGGCGGTTCTTCTTCAGGTTCTGGCGCTGTTCTTTCAGCAAACTTAAGTTTAATCTCAACTGGCACAGATACTTGTGGATCAATTAGATTACCTGCTAACTATAATCATATAGTTTCTCTAAAACCGACATACGGAGCAATATCAAGATATGGAGTAATTGCAATGGCAAGCTCACTTGACACTGTGGGCCCTCTTGGACATACCACCCTTGACGTTGAAACTGTATTTAATGTATTAAAAGGAGAAGATGGATTTGATGGAACTGTTAAAAATTATGATGCAGGACAAGTTAAAACATCTAAATTAAAAATTGGAGTACCAAAAGAGTTTTTTATCAAAGGCCTCTCCCTCGAAATTGAAAAAGATATACAAGAAGTTATTAGTGTTTTTAAATCGGAGGATATAGAGTTTGTTGATGTGTCACTACCTTCAACAAAGTATGCTATCTCAGTCTATTACATTATCCAACCTGCTGAAGTCTCAAGTAATTTGGGCAGGTTTGATGGAATCAGGTATGGCAATGCTAGGGACACTTTTGGCGAAGAGGCCAAACGCAGAATAATGCTTGGAAGCTATGTGTTGTCTAGTGGTTATTATGACGCCTACTATGAGAAAGCAATGAAAGTAAGAACAATTATCAAAAATGAGACTGACGACGTTTTTTCCAAAGTAGATGCAATAATAGCACCAGTTGCCCCAACTCCAGCATTTAAAATTGGTGAAAAAACAAACGATCCACTTGCTATGTACTTAACAGATATTTATGCTGCAACTGCAAATTTGTGTGGAATTCCATCAATTGCAATTCCAAGTGGATTTACAAAAAATAAGTTGCCTCTAGGTTTTCAGTTAATGGGGCCCAGATTTAAAGAGAATAACTTGTTTCATCTAGGTAAGCTGTATGAAAAAGCTACAGATTTTAAACCTAGAACAGCTTTTTAG
- a CDS encoding DUF2130 domain-containing protein, with the protein MANTVKCNKCGNIIDVAEQLAHDIKDSIILEERKKAQNEVDEVRRKFTSDMGKLLDEIKTLREKDEMREVEMKKKLMESEDTIRSEARKKAAEEHQLKDVEKEKLINDLKKSLEEAQKKANQGSQQTQGETLELTIETKLKQEFPNDEINEVKKGVRGADVIQTVVDKLGRNCGNIIWESKNAKWSDTWITKLKEDQRQAKADLAVLVSINLPEDLKDKGVGFKDGVWVCNISNFTLLAMSLRFNLVNIYHEKQNATNVDEKMKVLYEYLTGNEFKHRVEGIVEAFGTMQEDIEKEKRWFSSKWARQEKEIRKVIDHTHGMYGDLQGVTGRALPDIKSLELSEDTD; encoded by the coding sequence ATGGCAAATACTGTTAAATGTAATAAATGTGGGAATATAATTGATGTTGCTGAGCAACTAGCCCATGATATTAAAGACTCCATAATTTTAGAAGAACGTAAAAAAGCCCAAAATGAGGTTGATGAAGTTAGAAGAAAATTCACGTCAGATATGGGCAAACTTCTTGATGAAATAAAAACCCTGCGTGAAAAAGATGAAATGAGAGAAGTAGAGATGAAAAAGAAACTAATGGAGAGTGAAGACACAATCAGAAGTGAAGCTAGGAAAAAAGCTGCAGAAGAACATCAGTTAAAAGATGTAGAAAAAGAAAAATTAATTAATGACCTTAAAAAATCACTTGAAGAAGCACAAAAGAAAGCTAATCAAGGATCACAACAAACACAAGGAGAAACACTTGAACTTACAATTGAGACTAAATTAAAACAGGAATTTCCTAATGATGAAATTAATGAAGTTAAAAAAGGTGTTAGGGGTGCTGATGTAATCCAGACCGTAGTTGATAAATTAGGCAGAAATTGCGGAAACATAATCTGGGAAAGTAAAAATGCAAAATGGAGTGATACTTGGATTACCAAACTTAAAGAAGATCAAAGACAGGCCAAGGCTGACCTTGCAGTCCTAGTCTCAATTAATTTGCCAGAAGACTTAAAAGATAAAGGTGTTGGTTTTAAAGATGGGGTTTGGGTTTGTAATATTAGTAATTTTACACTTCTTGCCATGTCTCTACGATTCAATCTTGTGAATATCTATCATGAAAAACAAAACGCCACCAACGTAGATGAAAAAATGAAGGTGTTGTATGAGTATTTGACTGGAAATGAATTTAAACATAGAGTAGAAGGAATCGTAGAAGCCTTTGGAACCATGCAAGAAGATATAGAAAAAGAAAAAAGGTGGTTTAGTAGCAAATGGGCAAGGCAAGAAAAAGAAATTAGAAAAGTAATTGACCATACTCATGGGATGTATGGAGATCTTCAAGGGGTAACAGGAAGGGCACTGCCTGATATCAAATCACTAGAATTGTCCGAAGATACGGACTAA
- a CDS encoding LemA family protein, with amino-acid sequence MNITIILIGLSVLLVLWVISTYNFFVSSKARIKASIQEIGNQLKRQADLIPNLEVSVKGYIKHEKGIMEMLSEARKLLSKGQDASKQISEALSGLKIVVESNPELKANTVVENLMGELRDTSDKVMYARRLLIDLTADYNVKRVSVPSNLVANMFKFDELKGLETAEDGEHLTVSSAEMKSPKVNL; translated from the coding sequence ATGAATATTACAATTATTTTAATAGGACTATCTGTTTTATTAGTGCTTTGGGTTATTTCAACATATAATTTTTTTGTATCAAGCAAGGCAAGAATTAAAGCTTCAATTCAAGAAATAGGCAATCAACTTAAAAGACAAGCAGACTTAATTCCAAACCTAGAGGTTTCTGTAAAAGGTTATATAAAGCACGAAAAAGGAATAATGGAAATGTTATCTGAAGCTAGAAAGTTACTTTCTAAAGGTCAAGATGCATCGAAACAAATTTCTGAGGCTTTGTCTGGACTTAAGATAGTAGTTGAAAGCAATCCTGAACTTAAGGCCAATACAGTTGTGGAAAACTTAATGGGTGAACTTAGAGATACATCTGACAAAGTCATGTACGCAAGAAGACTTTTGATTGACTTAACAGCTGACTATAATGTTAAAAGAGTTTCTGTTCCAAGTAATCTTGTTGCCAACATGTTTAAGTTTGATGAACTTAAAGGTTTAGAAACAGCAGAAGATGGTGAACATCTAACTGTAAGCTCAGCAGAGATGAAATCACCAAAAGTTAATCTCTAA
- a CDS encoding BRO family protein, protein MTSKDLVIFKGKNIRRHWDEKQEKWFFSVVDIIGLLTESSIPKRYLSDLKRKLKLENSKVYEKIVQLKMISTDGKKYLTDAADVETLFRLIQSVTSPKAEPIKLWLAKVGHQRIQDMSDPERSLNRARDYWQRMGRSQKWIQQRMMGQEIRNKLTDYWKDHKVKKENEYAILTNIIHQEWSDLTVREHKNLKGLANQNLRDHMSDAELIFTALAELSTRQISEAENAVGFKENKIPAVKGGRIAKRARLDLESKTNQKVVTGRNYLKLKNKK, encoded by the coding sequence ATGACCTCCAAGGATTTAGTAATATTTAAAGGAAAAAATATTCGCAGGCATTGGGATGAAAAACAAGAAAAATGGTTTTTTTCTGTAGTGGATATAATTGGCTTGCTCACTGAAAGCAGTATTCCAAAACGATATCTATCTGATCTAAAACGTAAGTTAAAGTTGGAAAATAGTAAGGTGTACGAAAAAATCGTACAACTGAAAATGATCTCAACTGATGGCAAGAAATACTTGACTGATGCTGCTGACGTTGAAACTTTGTTTCGTTTAATCCAGTCTGTTACATCTCCAAAAGCCGAGCCGATTAAACTTTGGCTGGCAAAAGTAGGCCATCAAAGAATTCAAGATATGTCAGATCCTGAAAGGTCTTTAAACCGGGCTCGGGACTACTGGCAAAGAATGGGTAGGAGCCAAAAATGGATACAGCAGAGAATGATGGGTCAGGAAATACGAAACAAGTTGACAGATTACTGGAAGGATCACAAGGTTAAAAAGGAAAATGAATATGCAATATTAACAAACATCATCCATCAAGAGTGGAGCGATTTGACAGTTAGGGAGCACAAAAACCTAAAAGGTCTGGCTAATCAAAATTTAAGAGATCACATGTCTGATGCTGAATTGATATTTACTGCTTTAGCTGAACTTTCAACAAGGCAAATTTCAGAAGCAGAAAATGCAGTTGGCTTTAAAGAGAATAAAATTCCTGCTGTTAAAGGTGGTAGAATAGCGAAACGAGCAAGGCTTGACTTAGAATCAAAAACAAACCAAAAAGTGGTAACTGGCAGAAATTATTTAAAATTGAAAAACAAAAAATAA
- a CDS encoding DNA translocase FtsK yields MDDLLEDAVNVCIQYDRASASLLQRRLSIGYARAARIIDQLESAGVLGMSDGSSKPREVLIKSYKEFKTKDDHGLVAEKKDEFKETSKEYTPIVADFLTDDIKKLLKPTDLPYIKNDLTRIGNLIVTGNVISKKYEYIKTYLLFLLSKFNLSDVRVIIDDGTGKLKKFGSIPHLLTSIIDKSEESLSSLRWLSREMDRRIEIINKDDKTTFPEIIYIGNIFSFYNSDIEYAIKRISSMGAYAKIHLILLGDRLGDFPKQIKDNIPARLEFSKFGEAEAVFSFKEKIKIRITELDKVKVIDYLANLS; encoded by the coding sequence ATGGATGATTTGCTGGAAGATGCAGTAAATGTTTGTATTCAATATGACAGAGCTTCTGCTTCACTTCTGCAAAGAAGATTATCAATAGGTTACGCCAGAGCTGCTAGAATTATTGACCAACTAGAGTCTGCTGGTGTACTTGGTATGTCTGATGGTAGCAGTAAACCTCGGGAAGTTTTAATTAAATCATATAAAGAATTTAAAACAAAAGATGATCATGGGTTAGTTGCTGAAAAGAAAGATGAGTTTAAAGAAACTTCTAAGGAGTATACTCCAATTGTTGCAGATTTTTTAACTGATGATATTAAAAAATTATTAAAACCTACTGACTTACCATATATAAAAAATGACCTTACCCGAATTGGTAATTTAATTGTCACAGGGAACGTGATTAGTAAAAAGTATGAATATATAAAAACTTATTTACTGTTTTTACTTTCAAAGTTTAATTTGTCTGATGTTAGAGTAATAATTGATGACGGGACTGGAAAACTTAAAAAGTTTGGCAGTATCCCACACCTTTTAACTTCCATTATTGATAAATCTGAAGAATCTCTTTCATCACTTCGCTGGCTAAGTCGAGAAATGGATAGAAGAATTGAAATAATTAATAAAGATGATAAAACCACTTTTCCTGAGATTATTTACATAGGAAATATATTCAGTTTCTATAACAGTGATATTGAATATGCAATCAAAAGAATTTCTTCAATGGGTGCATATGCAAAAATTCATTTAATTTTGCTTGGTGATAGACTTGGTGACTTTCCAAAACAAATCAAAGACAATATCCCCGCAAGACTTGAGTTTAGTAAATTTGGAGAAGCTGAAGCAGTATTTAGTTTTAAGGAAAAAATAAAAATTAGAATAACTGAATTAGACAAAGTGAAAGTTATAGATTATTTAGCAAATCTTAGCTAA
- a CDS encoding helix-turn-helix transcriptional regulator, translating to MSNLIYTKKYKLVIQKLKKLRISLGLTQLHVASKLGKPQSYISKIELGERRLDITELEQISKIYKTKVTHFL from the coding sequence ATGTCTAATCTAATATACACAAAAAAATATAAGTTGGTTATACAAAAACTCAAAAAATTAAGAATTAGTTTGGGTTTGACACAATTACATGTTGCCAGTAAATTAGGTAAACCTCAATCTTATATCTCCAAGATAGAATTAGGTGAACGTAGGTTGGATATTACTGAACTTGAACAAATCTCTAAAATATATAAAACAAAGGTTACTCATTTTTTATAA
- a CDS encoding M48 family metallopeptidase, whose amino-acid sequence MDYRVGGLGYVGIALIISGVSTFISYYYSDKIVLSISSARVANKAEDKIFRSVAENLSIGSGLPLPKLYVIEDSAPNAFATGRDPDHAVVCVTTGLLAKLNRTELEAVVAHEMAHIKNYDIRLMSIVSVMVGLIALLADWFLRVSFHGRGSDRSEKNQLGAIIMILGLVFALLSPIIASLIKLAISRRREFMADATAVSLTRQPQGLILALQKISNDHEPLEAANKATAHLYFESPFKDKSKSQVSWFSNLFNTHPPVKERIATLQKMA is encoded by the coding sequence ATGGATTACCGAGTTGGAGGTCTAGGTTATGTTGGTATTGCATTGATAATTTCAGGTGTTTCTACTTTTATCAGTTACTACTATTCAGATAAAATTGTGCTTTCAATATCAAGCGCAAGAGTTGCAAATAAGGCAGAAGATAAAATATTTAGAAGTGTTGCAGAAAATCTTTCAATTGGATCTGGGCTTCCCTTACCAAAATTATATGTAATTGAAGACTCAGCACCCAATGCTTTTGCAACAGGGCGTGACCCAGATCATGCCGTGGTTTGTGTTACAACTGGACTTCTTGCCAAGTTAAACAGGACTGAACTTGAAGCAGTTGTGGCTCACGAGATGGCACATATTAAAAATTATGACATAAGGCTTATGAGTATTGTGTCCGTGATGGTTGGTTTAATCGCACTTCTTGCTGATTGGTTTTTGAGAGTAAGTTTCCACGGAAGAGGTTCTGATAGAAGTGAAAAAAATCAACTTGGGGCAATTATAATGATTTTAGGACTAGTTTTTGCCCTATTATCGCCAATCATCGCAAGCCTAATTAAACTTGCAATTTCAAGACGAAGAGAATTTATGGCAGATGCAACTGCAGTGTCTTTAACTCGTCAGCCTCAGGGACTCATTTTGGCATTACAGAAAATATCAAATGACCACGAGCCATTAGAAGCTGCAAACAAAGCAACCGCTCACCTTTATTTTGAAAGTCCATTTAAAGACAAATCAAAATCGCAAGTTTCTTGGTTCTCAAATCTATTTAATACTCACCCACCAGTAAAAGAAAGAATAGCAACACTACAAAAAATGGCGTAA
- a CDS encoding DNA cytosine methyltransferase, with the protein MANVKQPIILTDLFSNPSKKEKKGKFKFIDLFAGIGGIRLGFESVDGECVFSSEWDSHAQKTYSANFGEVPYGDITKIKAEEIPPFDVLLAGFPCQPFSQAGLKKGFGDIRGTLFFDIARIVEHHKPKVVFLENVRNLGTHDKGNTLKVIVGTLEKLGYKVFHQVLNAKDFGLPQNRARIYIIGFKEDVDFKFPIEPKTKTRLGNILDKEIDPKHTISDKLWAGHQRRKKEHREKGNGFGYSLFNEESEYTSTISARYYKDGSEILIEQKGKNPRKITPREAARLQGYPESYIIPVSDMQAYKQFGNSVAVPVIKALAKNIIKFFNK; encoded by the coding sequence ATGGCTAACGTTAAGCAACCAATAATTTTAACTGATTTGTTTAGTAATCCATCTAAAAAAGAGAAAAAAGGAAAATTTAAATTTATAGACTTATTTGCAGGTATTGGTGGAATTAGATTAGGATTTGAAAGTGTTGATGGTGAATGTGTTTTTTCCTCTGAATGGGATAGTCATGCACAAAAAACTTATAGTGCTAATTTTGGGGAAGTCCCATATGGTGATATAACCAAAATTAAAGCAGAAGAAATACCACCGTTTGATGTTTTGCTCGCAGGTTTTCCTTGCCAGCCATTTTCTCAGGCAGGTTTAAAGAAAGGGTTTGGAGACATCAGAGGAACACTCTTTTTTGATATTGCTAGAATTGTGGAACATCACAAACCAAAGGTTGTTTTTCTTGAGAACGTAAGAAATTTGGGAACGCACGACAAAGGTAATACTTTGAAAGTTATTGTAGGGACCCTTGAAAAACTGGGGTATAAAGTTTTTCATCAGGTGTTAAATGCAAAAGATTTTGGTTTGCCTCAAAATAGAGCAAGAATCTACATAATCGGATTTAAAGAGGATGTAGATTTTAAATTTCCTATTGAGCCCAAAACTAAAACAAGACTTGGTAATATCTTAGATAAGGAAATTGATCCAAAACATACTATTTCCGATAAATTATGGGCTGGTCACCAAAGAAGAAAGAAAGAACACAGAGAAAAAGGAAATGGTTTTGGATATTCATTGTTTAATGAGGAATCTGAATACACAAGCACAATTTCAGCAAGGTATTACAAGGACGGTTCAGAAATATTGATTGAACAAAAAGGAAAAAATCCAAGGAAAATAACACCGAGAGAAGCCGCACGCTTGCAAGGCTATCCAGAAAGTTATATTATCCCTGTAAGTGACATGCAGGCTTACAAACAGTTTGGCAATAGCGTTGCAGTACCTGTAATTAAAGCGCTTGCTAAAAATATCATAAAATTCTTCAATAAATAA